TTAAAATGTTGCTAAGATAAAAGCTACACACTGTGAAGGAGTGCCAAGGGAGTGGGCACTCTTTCACCACGGAAAGTAAAACAGTAAACAAACAAAAGACACAAAAGTTGTTTACGCAATTAGCTTTTCCTACATTTGCAAAGCCTAACTCATTGAGAAATATCCACTATCTTCAATATTTACAACAAGTGACCCTAATCTACCGCACACCCATGACTAGTTTCTCACCTTTGTACCTTGAAGAATGATACTCTCACCACAAAATTCACCCTTGTAGATTTAACAAGCAAAACCAAAACACAGGGTTTTGCTATCAATATGCACTCATAAAATAAGGTTCCTcacaaagacaaattaaatgcttaattctCTCAGTACAGTAACTTATACAAGTCTCTCAGTCATATAGAATATTTCGAGACTTGTTAACATAAGAATATCTATATACATTCCTATAAAGCATCAATAGGATAAGttgaatacaatataataataaagtagaAAGTAAACATGGACTCTTGGAATCtaactaattaatatttcaattcaatccaatataTCCACGACCCAAAGGATTAGGTGGGGATGATCTGGTTCGATCCAATCTCTAAAATATGTTTCCTCAACTGACATGATCTTCATTATTGAGTTAGATATCATCCATATACTTAACACAATCCATAAATACCGTTCAATAAATTGTCAACATCTCAAATATGAAAACTGTGTCAATTAGTTCCATATTTTTCAATCGTCTCCCTTTCGAAAACAAATCATACATAATGCAAGAAATTTGGTTGTAATACAATgttttatttgatatatataatgtattagatcattatcatatatatatatatatgatatatactTTCCTAAAATAAACATATTGAAAATGCAAACAATAATATAACAAAATATGAGTTTATACACAAACTTCTGCAAAAGTAATATGTTACCGAAATCAATATTTCAGTTCAGTTCGTACATTCTTCAATTTCTAGTATGCAAATTCTTTTGGAAAGTTAatgtaagttatatatatatataatagaatttaACGAAAATCTAGgatttttatattcaaatatatagggtttttactttaaattaatgTTTTCTTTTAGGACATATATTATAATGTCATAGAAGTAAGaaactatatataaataaataagttatttttaatattccaattttattttaacaatataatttaaaaatactaattttaaattataaataatattattgatatattatttaaaatatttatattaatattttaataataaataaaaataaatatttaaccaATGCAACCACTAAAGTAGATGGGTATTGTTTTTGAATAATAAGAGCATATGGGTGAGAGAAAACTATTGGACATGAAAGATAAAACGAGTATGAACTTTGAAAGTCAAAATCATGGGAATTGTAGAATGAAAAGTTCCTTACTAGTTGATGGAAATTGGATCGTATTTGCCACTAAAACTTGGTTCTCAAAAGTCAAAACCAAATGCTAATCCTAGAATGAAAAACAACCCAAGGACATATATCTAGTTTTTGACACTTTGGTGGTCACTTGATGAGGGAACAGGGATGGtattttttaagtttcattttaattatatattatttatttaagagCCAACTTTCCCCCCACGGTTTGATGAATTCTTCATAATAAGAAAACCTTGAAGTCAAAAAGGACATACAAAGCATGCACACGAATACGACATAAGGTCAACACCGACATCACTGACAGCCCCAATACCAACCGCACTTTCTCTTCTAAACATTGCTTTCGTGACAGAATTTTGAGATGACTTGGAGagatttaaaatattcattttcaagtttttcttttttattgtttctTATTTGATTGGTAACAACTATAAATAGAGTGCATCGCCTGAACCTTTTTTTCTCAACCAACGAAGCTTGTTTCACGTAGATTTGAAAGCTTGCTTTTGAGTGTTTGTCTAAGTGCAGTTTGAATATGGGAAGTTCAAGGGTTATTGGTGCTGCATTCCTGGCTTTGCTCCTTGTAGATTTAGCTTTTGCTGCTAGGTTAGGAAAGGGAGGTGGTGGGGGTGGTGGCGGAGGTGGAGGCGGAGGTGGTGGAGGCTCTGGATCAGGTAATGGCTCTGGGTATGGGTCAGGATCTGGATCAGGGTATGGGTCTGGTGGTGGGATAGGAAGTGGtggaggaggtggtggtggtagCGGAGGTGGAGGTGGTGGAGGCAGTGGCAATGGAGGTGGGCCGGGATATGGGTCTGGATCTGGATATGGAAGTGGGTCTGGATATGGAAGTGGAGGTGGTAGAGGTAGAGGTGGAGGAGGAGGTGGTGGCAGTGGAGGTGGCGGTGGCGGTGGCGGAGGTGGTGGTCATGGAGGAGGGTCGGGATATGGATCCGGATCCGGAAGTGGGAGTGGGACTGGGAGTGGAAATGGAGGTGGTAGAGGTGGAGGAGGAGGTGGTGGCAGTGGAGGTGGAGGAGGCGGAGGTGTAGGCAATGGTTCGGGCTATGGAAGTGGGTCCGGTTATGGTTCAGGGTATGGTAGCGGTGGAGGATGATTTCTCACCATAAAGTTAAACCAACGATGATTTCAGCTTTCTATTTGATCATATACTAAAGTGATCATGGTtatgtaattttcaaaaataaaagtgtAATGTTTGTTAGCACTCTATGAATTTCCATACTATTTAATGAATCACACATGTTTTCTA
The sequence above is drawn from the Gossypium hirsutum isolate 1008001.06 chromosome A05, Gossypium_hirsutum_v2.1, whole genome shotgun sequence genome and encodes:
- the LOC121229673 gene encoding putative glycine-rich cell wall structural protein 1, whose amino-acid sequence is MGSSRVIGAAFLALLLVDLAFAARLGKGGGGGGGGGGGGGGGGSGSGNGSGYGSGSGSGYGSGGGIGSGGGGGGGSGGGGGGGSGNGGGPGYGSGSGYGSGSGYGSGGGRGRGGGGGGGSGGGGGGGGGGGHGGGSGYGSGSGSGSGTGSGNGGGRGGGGGGGSGGGGGGGVGNGSGYGSGSGYGSGYGSGGG